In Neptuniibacter halophilus, the genomic stretch AGCAACATGGTCTTTCGTGCCGGCGAAAAACTGATCTTCAAACAGCTTGTTGCTGTCCATCTCTTCAATTAACTGAAGGAAGTTATACAGATCCGGGTAGTCATAGATCTCAAACATCCGCTCCGCTGCGGCGTTGAGTTTTTGTAGCTGACCGTGGCTGTCGAGGATCATGATCCCTTCAGGTGACAGCTCAAAGATTGACAGTATCTGTTCTTCGGCCTGGCTCAGTTCGCGGACGGTGCGTTGTAGTTTACGTGCCTGACGTTTCAGTGAATTCTCCCGGCGCAGGATCTCCGAAACATCGTAGACATGAATCAGACAGTAATGTTTGCCCTCTGCGCTGAGGCGCGAAAGGATCAGTTTCTGTTCGATATATTCATGTTTCCGTTCCAGCGAAAACAGCGGCAGGGGATGACGATGAATGGTGTTTGAGAGAATCGAGGAGAGGCCCATCTCCACGGTTTGCCGTGCACGGCTGATCAGATAACTTTCCGGTTTCAGATTGAGTGCGTCGAACAGGGTTTGTCCGCTGATCTGCTGAAACGGAATGCCGCTGTGCTGGGCCATCCAGTCATTCCAGAAACAGACATTCAACTGATCATCCAGCAAGATCACACCGGCTTGCAGCTTATCCAGTACCTGATCCAGAATCGGGAGGGGTGGGGCTTGTGTACTCATCCGCTTACACCATCTGGTTGTAAAAATTATCCAGCTCGGCGGCGAGCATGCGTGCCGAGTCAGCGGTCATAACATAGGTGATACTGCCGTTTACCTGACCTGCGGGCAGGGAGAAGGTAACCTGCATAATCAGGGCGACCGGATCATCCTCAGAACTGACCCGGGCCAGATCCAGTACTTGCTCGCAGGTGCCGGTGACCATCTTCGGGATACCGCTTTCCAGTGTGGAGCCCAGCATGTCAGAGATAGAACCAAAGCAGGCGTTGAGGATGATATTAGCCACCTCTTTCAGCGCATCCTGTTCCATCTCGGTGAGTTCATCGAGCGGTATATTGCTGCCCAGCAGGCGCTGAACCAGCTCGAAACTGCTGCGCTCACTGAAAACCAGAAAGGAGACGCCGGAGAAGCGCCCGGTGAAGACCTGTTCAACCGCCTCAACCTTTTCTGCGGTAAAACGCTGCAGGCTGGCTGCAGCCTCGTCAAACTTGCTGCAGCTAATTTTGGGAACGCACAGGTCGACCTCTTCGTTGACCATTTCGCTGAGTACCGAAGCGGCTTTACCGACGCCGATATTGAACAGTTCGGTCAGGGTATCGAGCTGAGTTGGGGTCAGTTGCTGGCTCATCCTTTACTCCTGGAAAAAGGCCATCACCTTCTCTTCGTTAAGCGGTTTCGCGATAAATTGCAGGCCAATACTTTCGGATTTTTCCTGAGTGCTTTTCTGCACGTTGGCGGTGAACAGGCCGATCTGCGCGTCGGGCTGGATTTCACGAATCTGAGGGTAAGCTTCAATGCCAGTCATGCCGGGCATATTGTGATCGAGAGTGATGTAGTCGAATAGTTGCTCTGTGCACAGCTCCAGAGCCTGATCCGCGTTTTCGGCTTCACTGATCAGCCAGTTGCTGTGATGGGTAGAGATAATCTTGGAGATCATCATTCTGGAAAGACGACTGTCGTCGACAACAAGGACGCTGCGTACTGGGTCCATACAAGTACCTGTCTCTGAACTTCGGCCACACCGTGAGGCCGTGCTACAAATAATAGCAGTGTTGGCGGGTTAGTGTGAGAAAATGTGCTAAAGCCCACCTTACTGTGGGGTTAATGGCGAAGATTATAACCGACAGCCGGCGTGCCGCTAAGTTTAATTTTTAACCACCGCTTTTCGGTCTTTCACCGATCTGAGTGGGGAATGTCAGCTCGCGTCCGTCACGTAATACACTCACCTGTACCGTTTCACCGGGGCGGTAACGGGCAATCTGAGACATCGATTTGCGGCCGTCCATAATGGCCTGATCATTAATGGCCAGCATGATATCACCGGGCTGCAGTCCGGCGCGGTGGGCCGGGCCATCGCGAAATACGCCGGCAATAATCAGCCCCTGCATTTTGTTCAGTCCGAAGGATTCCGCCAGCCGGGGAGTAAGTTCCTGAATCTCTATCCCCAGCCAGCCGCGAATAACACGGCCGTGTCTGATCAGATCCTCCATTACCTGACGGGTCAGGTCTGACGGGATGGCAAAGCCAATACCCTGAGAACCACCAGATTTGGAGAAGATGGCGGTATTAATACCGATCAGGTTGCCGTAGGCATCGACCAGAGCGCCGCCGGAGTTGCCCGGATTAATCGCAGCATCGGTCTGAATGAAGTCTTCATAGGTATTCAGGCCGACGCTGTTCCGCCCGGTGGCACTGATAATCCCCATGGTGACGGTCTGCCCGACGCCGAACGGATTGCCGATGGCCAGTACAACGTCGCCGACCTGATGGCCTTCTGACTGACTCAGCGTGATGCTGGGCAGATCATTGAGGTCGACTTTAAGCACCGCCAGATCGGTGTCAGGATCGCTGCCGATGACTTCGGCCATTGCTTCGCGGCCATCTTTCAGAGCGACGACGATGCTGTCAGCGCCGCTGATGACGTGATTATTGGTAACGATGTATCCCTGAGCGCTGAGAATAACACCGGAACCGAGGCTGGACTGAATCCGTTCCCGCTGCGGAATACTTTCTGAATCGAAAAAGTTGCGAAAGAACGGGTCGTTGAAAAGCGGATGGACCTGCTGTCTGACCACGGTGCGGGTATAGATATTGACGACAGCCGGAGCTGCGATCTCAACGGCCCGGGCGTAAGAAACCGGGCCTTCTCCCAGACCGCGGTTCAGAGGGCGGCTGGATTCACGGAACTCAATGGTCGGGTTCTGTGAATTGAGCAGATCGGGGAACAACTGCAGTAGCAGAATGGCGACCAGAACACCGGACAGTACCGGCCAGAAAAGAAAACTTAATTTACGCATCGATGTGTAGTCGCTCCGCTTGATCCAGCATAGAATTATACGATGTATGCAGCCTTTGTGAATGGATAAGAAAACAATGTCGGTAAAACTTTCAGACCTTATGAGCTATCTCGATCAGCGACTGACGCCGGAGCGGTTTCGTGACTACTGCCCGAATGGTTTGCAGATCGAAGGTAAAGCGGAAGTCAGCCGCCTGATCAGTGGTGTTACCGCCTCACAGGACCTGCTGGATGCTGCGGTGGAGCAGGGCGCCGATGCGATTCTGGTGCACCATGGTTTTTTCTGGAAGGGTGAGAATAGCTGTATCAGCGGGATTAAAAAGAAGCGGATAAAAACCCTGCTTGAGCACGATATCAGCCTGATTGCCTATCACCTTCCGCTGGATGCGCATCCGGAAGTGGGCAATAACGCGCAGTTGGCTAAGCTGCTTGGTATTACTGTTCAGGGTGGGCTGGAGCCGGACAACCCGCTGAGTGTCGGGAATGTGGGTGAGCTGGCGGAGGCGGTCAGTGCAGCAGAGCTGGCACAGCGGATCGCTTCGGCTCTGCAGCGCGAGCCGTTGCATATCAGCGGGGGCGAACATCTGATTAAGCGGCTGGCCTGGTGTACCGGCGGGGCGCAGGGGTACATTGAAAAAGCGGTGGAGCTGGGTGTGGATGCTTACCTGTCTGGTGAGATATCGGAGCCGACCTATCACAGCGCCCGTGAGAACGGGATTCACTATTTTGCAGCGGGTCATCATGCGACTGAGCGCTATGGGGCTAAAGCGTTGGGTGAAGAGCTGGCGCAGACGTTTAATCTGCAGCACCAGTTTATTGATATCGACAATCCGGTTTGATTTGCATAATCCTCAGGCCGTGTGAATACACAGCCTGATGGTCGCGAGTGCTGCGATGTGCGTTTGCCGCTCAGGAGGCCGCAGCGCTCTCTTTCTTTTCGGTTGCTGTACTGTCGGCCGGAGTGTCTGACGCGGTGTCTGCATCGGCGTCTTCAGCCTTCTCTTTGAGACCAAAGGTTTCAGACAGTGTGCCTTCCTCCTCCGGTGCCTTAGGTGCGTAGTCCCGCGGCGGTTCTGCGCCGCTCTCTTCCGTTTTCTCGGTTTCGGCAGGGGCAGGTTCAGTTGCACCTTCTTCCAGTTTCGGAGTCATGGCCGGCTCCAGTGCCATATCGATTGCGCCCGGCTGGCAAAGGCCCTGAGCGCCGCTTGCCAGGTGTTCATGCACCTCTTTGTAGCTCTGAGTCAGACCGTTAACCAGTTGCGCTGTTTTTTCAAAATGTCCGGTCACTTCAGACCGGTAGCTTTCCAGTTCCCGCTTCGCGTCTTCCAACTGCTCGGCCAGTTCCGCCTGACGGCCGCTGCCGCCTCCCGAGCGCCCTAACAGGTAGCCGATTACAGCACCTACTACCAACGCCACAATGCTGATAAGCCAGATATTTTCCACAGAGACTCCTTAATCGTTATAGCCAGGGAGGATTACCGGGCTACAAGCATAAAACAAATAGGATTATCTGCCTATGCCTTATCGACAGGGCAGCATTTTATCAGGCGCTGGATCAGGAAACGGGCTGATTAGCTGGTGCTGGTGTTGCGGTTATTCTGCACGGCGAGTTGGAGCTGATTAAGGTAATCAATCTGTTCCTTAAGGATGGCGCGGGCTGTCTGACTGTCGCGCTGCTCGATGGCCTGCAGCAGACGCTGGTGCTGATCGATAATCACTTCTCGCTGGCGAAACCGGTAAGTGATCATATTGGCGACCGGCTGCAGGGCTTCGATCTGGGTATACATAATGAAACTCAGCATCGGATTGTGACTGGCATCGGCCAGAGCCCGGTGAAGTTCGACATCGGCAGCACAGAACTGCTCCGGACTGATACCGGAGTCCAGTTGGGTGGCAAGTGCCTGCTGCATTTTCTGCAGATCTTCATCCGTGCGTTGTGCACAGGCGAGGTCGGCGCAAATCGCTTCCAGTTCATACCGGGCGCGGCTCAGATCGTCCATCTCAATCTGATTCATGCTGACAAACAGTGTGGCCGCGGTGGTGAGCTGATCGCTCAGTTCATCGGCCCCGAGGTGGTTTACAAAGGTGCCGCCGCTGGGGCCACGGCGTGAACGGATAAGATTTTTAGCCGCGAGCCTTTTTAGTGCCTCACGTATGGTGGGTCTGGAAACCTGAAACCTTTTGGCCAGCTCATCTTCGGTCGGCAGGCGGTCGTCCGCTTTCAGGCTGCCTTCAAGTATGGCTTCCTGTAACTGGTCTGCTACCTGTTTCGACAGGCTGGAACGGTTGATCGGTTCTAGTTCGAGGCTCACTGCGGCTCCTGAATAAGATGGGTCTGAAATACTGGTCTATTCTACTCTAAACCCTAATTCAGCATAAGAGATTGCACTGTTATTTAGAGTATCATATATTTGTATGACAAATTAACAAATAAGTCGAGTGGTTACGCAGATGGGTACGTTCAAAGCACTGGTACTGAATCAGGAAGAGGGTCAAACAAGCGCAGAGGTGAAGGAGCTTACGCTGAATGAGCTGCCTGCCGAGGAAGTTCTGATTAAGGTTGATTACTCCTCTCTGAACTATAAAGATGGCCTGGCGGTAACAGGCAAGGGCAAGATCATCCGCAATTTTCCGATGGTGCCGGGGATCGATCTGGTGGGCACTGTCGAAGAGAGTGCCGATCAGCGTTACAGCGCAGGCGACCGAGTGATCCTGACCGGCTGGGGAGTCGGTGAAAACTACTGGGGCGGCTATGCTCAGTATGCGCGCCTGAAGGCGGACTGGCTGGTGCCACTTCCAGCTGAAATGGATGCGCTGCGCAGCATGCAGATCGGCACCGCTGGTCTGACAGCGATGCTCTGTGTGATGGGGCTGGAAGAGGGGGGCGTAACCCCGGATAAAGGACCTGTGATTGTCAGCGGCGCGGCAGGCGGTGTCGGCAGTGTTGCGGTATCAATTCTGGCGGGGCTTGGGTATCAGGTGACTGCGATTACCGGCCGCCCGGAAACTGAAGCTTATTTACGTGAGCTCGGTGCCAGTGAGGTAATCAGCCGGGCAGAGATGGCGGAACCGGCCAGACCTCTTGAGAAACAGCGTTGGGCCGGTGCGGTTGATACGGTGGGTGATACCATTCTGGCGCGAATTCTGGCAGAAACGGATTACAACGGTGTCGTCACCGCGTGCGGTCTGGCCGCTGGTTTCAAGCTGCCAACCACGGTTATGCCGTTTATTCTGCGTAATGTGCGTCTGCAGGGTATCGATTCAGTTATGTGCCCTTATGAGCGCAGGCAGCAGGCCTGGCAGCGTTTGCTGACCCAACTGCCGGAAAACGCGCTGGGCGAGATCGCCCAGCTGATCAGCCTGGATCAGGTTCCTGATTACGCTGAGCGGATCACCAACGGTCAGGTGAAAGGCCGTGTGGTGGTTGATCTGAACCGCTGACAGTCCCGGGCTAAAGGTTCCTGCCCGGTGCAGGGGCCTTTAGCCATAGACTCCGTCAGTGCGTGGCCGAATCAGAATCGGCGTGTAGTGCAGCAGAAACAGTAGCCAGGCGAGAATCCACAGGCTGCCTGAGAGGTGCAGTGTGGCCAGATAGGGTAGTGGCAACAGGCTGATACTGATTCGCAGCAGGGCGGAAAGCAACAGCAGGATAAAAGCACTGACCACCATGGGCCCGATAACCAGAGAGCGGCCGGTGTGCCCCAGTGAGACCCGCGCCATCATTCCCAGTGTCAGGCAGCCTATGCCTCCGGCGGCAAACGCATGAAAACCGATGGAGCGCGATACCAGCGCCCACTCACTGAGTCCGTACAGGGCAAAGCCCACTCCGATAAACAGATACCCCAGTTGCAGAATCCAGACCAGTGGGGTGGAAAATATCCGCAGGTCGAACCAGCCCGCCAGGCGCAGAAGATGGACGGCGGCGAGCAACAGGCTCAGCGCAGCGATCAGGTCCTTGTAGGGGCTCAGGCTGATCAGGGCCCAGCTCAGTGTCAGAGGGATAATGGCCTTTTCCAGAAGACTGAACTTTCGACAGCGGACGCCTGTTACGCCGCGTTCAGTAAAAAACGGGATGACCCGGCCGCCAAGAATACTGATTACCACCACAACCAGAAACAGTGCCAGTTGAATACCGCTGTCGGCACTCTGCCCGGTAATCCCCAGGAGCTGCAGATGGATCATCAGGTTGGCGGCAAAGAACCCGAGCATAATCACCACAAACACCAGATTCCGGTAGTTACGGCTGCGCAGGATCGGCCAGGCCAGGCTGAGTGTCAGCAGGGGCAGGAAACTCAGATCGATCAGTGCAACCCATTCTATGCTGACAGCGGGGAAAAATGGCAGCAACCGGGCGCTCAGCCAGAGCAGAAACAGAGCGCCAAGGGGCCAGCCATGCAGAGTCTGAACCTGTGTCCAGTTGCGTACAGCGGTCAGAAGAAAACCGGCGATCACCGCCAGCGTATAGCCGAACAGCATTTCATGGGCGTGCCAGTAGACTGCGTAGCGGTAGTAGTGGGGCTGATACCCGCTGCTGTAGAACACTAACCAGCAGCCGATCAGCACTGCTGCGGCAATGGCTGAGCCCAGAAAGAACGGGCGAAACCCAAGATTAAACAACGAGAAGGGAGGTGGGGATTTACGCTCCTGAAGCTGGATCATCGGATTCTCCTCTGCTGGTTCAGCGATGATATACTGTGTGCCGGAAATTATATTATGTATAAAAAATACATCTTAATAAATGGGGTTGGCCGATTTTTCTGTCCGAACCCCCTTTAACTGGAGATATCAGTGCGACAACTTATCCTTGGTGGGGCGCGTTCCGGTAAGAGCCGGATAGCTCAGGAACGGGCGGCTGCAACCACCAGTCCGGTGATTTATATTGCTACCGCCCGGGTCGGAGATACTGAGATGGAACAACGTATTGAGTTGCACCGTCAGAACCGTCCTGCTGAGTGGCAGGTGCTCGAAGTACCTGAGGCGCTGCCTGCTGAGTTGAAGCGTCTCAGTGGGCAGGGCTGCACCGTGCTGGTGGACTGTCTGACCCTCTGGTTGACCAATCTGCTGTTACAGAGCGAACAGACCATGCAACAGGGCATGGCTGAACTGACCGGGGCGGTTGCGCAGTTTCAGGGGGATTTGATTCTGGTGTCTAACGAAGTGGGCTGGGGGATCGTGCCGATGGGCGAGCTGAGTCGTCAGTTTCAGGATAATACCGGGCGTTTGCATCAGGATCTGGCTGCGCTGGTTGAACGGGTGACGCTGAGTGTTGCCGGTATAGCGTTAGAGGTTAAAGGGGGAGAGTGATGCCAGCCACAAACTGGAGCGGGATTAAGGCTAAGCCATTGAATGCAGAAATCAGGGCTGCTGCGCTGCAGCGTCAGCAGAATCTGACCAAGCCGCCGGGCTCTCTGGGTCAGCTTGAATCGCTGGCTGTTTCTCTGGCAGCCATGCAGGGGCGGGAGTGTCCGCGCTGTGATCGTATCGCGATTCGCATTTTTGCCGCAGATCATGGCGTTGCCGCCAGTGGAGTGTCTGCGTTTCCTCAGGAAGTCACCGCACAGATGGTATTGAATTTTGCGGCAGGTGGCGCTGCGGTGGCGGTTCTGGCCCGGTCATTACAGGCCGATTTTGCGGTGATTAATCTCGGAACCGTGGTGCCGGTGCAGGCGTCGGGTGTGGTGGATCGGGTTATTGCACCACAAACCGCCAATATGACAGAAAGCCCTGCGATGAGCCCGGAACAGCTCGAACAGGCTCTGGCTGTGGGCCGGGAAGCGCTGCTGGATGTTGCATCAGGCGGAGCAGAGTTATTTATCGCCGGGGAGATGGGGATTGCCAATACCACCGCCGCCTCAGCCTTAACGGCGCATGCGCTGAAGCTTCGCGGCAGTGATGTTGCGGGCCCGGGTACCGGCGTGGCCGGTGAAACCCTGCAACATAAAGCCAGCGTGATTGATCAGGCACTGCAACTGCATGCAGCGGAGATCGATTCACCTCTGCAGCGCTTACGCTGTCTGGGGGGATTTGAGATTGCCGCCATGGTCGGGGCCTATCTGAGTGCTGCTGAACAGGGCATCGCTGTGCTGGTGGATGGTTTTATCAGTACCGTTGCCGCTTATATCGCCTGTGAAGTTTGTCCACAGGCGCGGAACTGGATGATATTTGGTCACTGTTCTGCAGAGCCTTTCCATCAACAGTTGCTGCAACAGTTACAGGCTGAGCCGTTGCTGGATCTGCAGATGCGTCTGGGAGAAGGCAGCGGCGCTGCAGTAGCAGCAGGGCTCCTGAGAACGGCCTGTGAGCTGCACGGCGGCATGGCGACCTTCGCCGATGCGGGTGTCAGTGAGGGCGGATCGGGTGCATAAAATTGTTGATCTTCTGCGTCACGGCGAGCCTGAGCTGCAAGGGGTTTATCTGGGGCGCACGGATTCACCACTGAGCGAGCATGGACGACAAACGAGTGCTGAAGCGATGCAGAGCGGTGACTGGGATCTGGTGATCAGCTCTCCGCTGCAACGTTGCCGGGAGAGCGCTTCGTGCTGGGCAGAGTGTCACGACAGGCCGTTGCTGTTGCTGGAATCGTTACAGGAATATGATTTCGGTGAATGGGATGGAGAGCCCTGTGACCGGGTCTACGCGCAGTACCCCGAAGCAGTGGAACATTTCTGGCGTGATCCGCTAAACTATCCGCCCCCTGCGGCTGAGCCGCTGGCTGACTTTTGCGCCCGGCTGGACGCGGTTCAACGCTTTATCCACAGCCGGGAGGAACAACGTATTCTGGTTGTGACCCACGGCGGGGTCATTCGCGGGCTGATTGCAGCAGTGCTGGGGGTGGCTCCGGCAAACTGGAGCAGGATAAAAGTGGACTATTCTCGCCTGACTCGTCTAAGGTTTGATTATGACTCAGAGCAGGTTTGGCCTCAGTTACTCCACTGCAACGTGAAAGCGCTCTCTGACGACACGCCATAATTAAGGGCATTGAATGAAGTACACCGAAACGCTGAAGAACATCCACCGTAGCCTTGATCGGCTGGGCGATCTGCCCGTGTTCAGTGCCACCGTTAACCGCATCCAGCAGATCAGCGCTTCAGAAGAGAGCGACGCCATGGCGCTGGCCATGGCGATTATGAAGGACGCCAGTCTTTCTGCCCGGTTATTGAAACTCGCTAACTCACCGGTTTACAAAAGGGGGCAGGGCAATATCTCTGTCGTCTCCCGCGCGGTGGTGCTGATGGGGTTCAATCAGATCAAGAATATCTGTCTCACCCTGAAACTGATCGAGAGCTTCCATGACGAACATCCTGATCTGGATGTGCCGGGCATGATGATGCGTCAATTTCTCAGTGCCAACATCGCCAAAGAGCTGGCGATGCGCGGGCGGCAGAATGTTGATCCTGAGGAAGCCTACATCGGAGCGCTATTGTTTGGTCTGGGTGAAATCATGGTGGCCTGCACGTTGCCGGATCAGTACCGCAAGATGCTGCGCCTGAAACAACAGGGAGAAAAAAAGTGGCCGCTGATTCAGGCAGAGGTGCTGGGCATCAGTTTCTGCGAACTGGGCCGGGAGATGGCTGCTGGCTGGGGCTATCCTAAGCAGGTGCTGAGCATCATGTCGCCGGTGGATATACAGCATCTGGATGAACGCAGTGATATGCTCTCCTGCCTACCGTTTCTGAGTAATGGTCTGGTCCAGCAGATCTACGGACAGGATCCGCAGAATGAGCAGCCATTCGATCAACTGGTGGATGCTATCTCCAATGTAGGCAATATCCCCCATGATGATGTGGCC encodes the following:
- a CDS encoding chemotaxis protein CheX, whose amino-acid sequence is MSQQLTPTQLDTLTELFNIGVGKAASVLSEMVNEEVDLCVPKISCSKFDEAAASLQRFTAEKVEAVEQVFTGRFSGVSFLVFSERSSFELVQRLLGSNIPLDELTEMEQDALKEVANIILNACFGSISDMLGSTLESGIPKMVTGTCEQVLDLARVSSEDDPVALIMQVTFSLPAGQVNGSITYVMTADSARMLAAELDNFYNQMV
- a CDS encoding response regulator transcription factor, which produces MDPVRSVLVVDDSRLSRMMISKIISTHHSNWLISEAENADQALELCTEQLFDYITLDHNMPGMTGIEAYPQIREIQPDAQIGLFTANVQKSTQEKSESIGLQFIAKPLNEEKVMAFFQE
- a CDS encoding Do family serine endopeptidase; the encoded protein is MRKLSFLFWPVLSGVLVAILLLQLFPDLLNSQNPTIEFRESSRPLNRGLGEGPVSYARAVEIAAPAVVNIYTRTVVRQQVHPLFNDPFFRNFFDSESIPQRERIQSSLGSGVILSAQGYIVTNNHVISGADSIVVALKDGREAMAEVIGSDPDTDLAVLKVDLNDLPSITLSQSEGHQVGDVVLAIGNPFGVGQTVTMGIISATGRNSVGLNTYEDFIQTDAAINPGNSGGALVDAYGNLIGINTAIFSKSGGSQGIGFAIPSDLTRQVMEDLIRHGRVIRGWLGIEIQELTPRLAESFGLNKMQGLIIAGVFRDGPAHRAGLQPGDIMLAINDQAIMDGRKSMSQIARYRPGETVQVSVLRDGRELTFPTQIGERPKSGG
- a CDS encoding histidine phosphatase family protein; the encoded protein is MHKIVDLLRHGEPELQGVYLGRTDSPLSEHGRQTSAEAMQSGDWDLVISSPLQRCRESASCWAECHDRPLLLLESLQEYDFGEWDGEPCDRVYAQYPEAVEHFWRDPLNYPPPAAEPLADFCARLDAVQRFIHSREEQRILVVTHGGVIRGLIAAVLGVAPANWSRIKVDYSRLTRLRFDYDSEQVWPQLLHCNVKALSDDTP
- the acuI gene encoding acrylyl-CoA reductase (NADPH), whose product is MGTFKALVLNQEEGQTSAEVKELTLNELPAEEVLIKVDYSSLNYKDGLAVTGKGKIIRNFPMVPGIDLVGTVEESADQRYSAGDRVILTGWGVGENYWGGYAQYARLKADWLVPLPAEMDALRSMQIGTAGLTAMLCVMGLEEGGVTPDKGPVIVSGAAGGVGSVAVSILAGLGYQVTAITGRPETEAYLRELGASEVISRAEMAEPARPLEKQRWAGAVDTVGDTILARILAETDYNGVVTACGLAAGFKLPTTVMPFILRNVRLQGIDSVMCPYERRQQAWQRLLTQLPENALGEIAQLISLDQVPDYAERITNGQVKGRVVVDLNR
- the cobU gene encoding bifunctional adenosylcobinamide kinase/adenosylcobinamide-phosphate guanylyltransferase, which encodes MRQLILGGARSGKSRIAQERAAATTSPVIYIATARVGDTEMEQRIELHRQNRPAEWQVLEVPEALPAELKRLSGQGCTVLVDCLTLWLTNLLLQSEQTMQQGMAELTGAVAQFQGDLILVSNEVGWGIVPMGELSRQFQDNTGRLHQDLAALVERVTLSVAGIALEVKGGE
- the cobT gene encoding nicotinate-nucleotide--dimethylbenzimidazole phosphoribosyltransferase, whose amino-acid sequence is MPATNWSGIKAKPLNAEIRAAALQRQQNLTKPPGSLGQLESLAVSLAAMQGRECPRCDRIAIRIFAADHGVAASGVSAFPQEVTAQMVLNFAAGGAAVAVLARSLQADFAVINLGTVVPVQASGVVDRVIAPQTANMTESPAMSPEQLEQALAVGREALLDVASGGAELFIAGEMGIANTTAASALTAHALKLRGSDVAGPGTGVAGETLQHKASVIDQALQLHAAEIDSPLQRLRCLGGFEIAAMVGAYLSAAEQGIAVLVDGFISTVAAYIACEVCPQARNWMIFGHCSAEPFHQQLLQQLQAEPLLDLQMRLGEGSGAAVAAGLLRTACELHGGMATFADAGVSEGGSGA
- a CDS encoding diguanylate cyclase domain-containing protein, whose translation is MSTQAPPLPILDQVLDKLQAGVILLDDQLNVCFWNDWMAQHSGIPFQQISGQTLFDALNLKPESYLISRARQTVEMGLSSILSNTIHRHPLPLFSLERKHEYIEQKLILSRLSAEGKHYCLIHVYDVSEILRRENSLKRQARKLQRTVRELSQAEEQILSIFELSPEGIMILDSHGQLQKLNAAAERMFEIYDYPDLYNFLQLIEEMDSNKLFEDQFFAGTKDHVADNLYLTGVSLSGRSFPVKISVLKTRQGGNSSFSVICRDISESKATEKRLTQLAHFDSLTGLANRSTFNDRLDYTLKKAQRYDLEVALIFIDLDNLKPVNDRFGHRGGDLLLREVAQRLQLSLRDTDLVARIGGDEFTIIISESTEHSLPDMHRITQRLLEQIRQPMLINSEEVIPSASIGVAVSSSLDADEMVRHADIAMYQAKQKGKGGCVFYEEGMGPATQR
- a CDS encoding HDOD domain-containing protein; amino-acid sequence: MKYTETLKNIHRSLDRLGDLPVFSATVNRIQQISASEESDAMALAMAIMKDASLSARLLKLANSPVYKRGQGNISVVSRAVVLMGFNQIKNICLTLKLIESFHDEHPDLDVPGMMMRQFLSANIAKELAMRGRQNVDPEEAYIGALLFGLGEIMVACTLPDQYRKMLRLKQQGEKKWPLIQAEVLGISFCELGREMAAGWGYPKQVLSIMSPVDIQHLDERSDMLSCLPFLSNGLVQQIYGQDPQNEQPFDQLVDAISNVGNIPHDDVAEVTLQCFRQVAKVSRTYGLKTKALIPEFSESGNVAKDDIVRQLAFLARSEAEEIEAESEPEPVMEDHSAGQRSAEQLDYLNRLTALIASEGKIHEVFKLVVEAIRHCSQFDRSMLCLLDKSRMKLSVKMLEGESTEPLQTYFERSKNGRADDLFFRVLDKQVTLLVNDLDEEGWRKRLPEQFVKSVGCQGFVLIPLTMGKRVIGMLYADRLATHGPISEEDFNTFSHFATQTRLALMYADSKTRQV
- a CDS encoding YhcB family protein gives rise to the protein MENIWLISIVALVVGAVIGYLLGRSGGGSGRQAELAEQLEDAKRELESYRSEVTGHFEKTAQLVNGLTQSYKEVHEHLASGAQGLCQPGAIDMALEPAMTPKLEEGATEPAPAETEKTEESGAEPPRDYAPKAPEEEGTLSETFGLKEKAEDADADTASDTPADSTATEKKESAAAS
- a CDS encoding FadR/GntR family transcriptional regulator; the protein is MSLELEPINRSSLSKQVADQLQEAILEGSLKADDRLPTEDELAKRFQVSRPTIREALKRLAAKNLIRSRRGPSGGTFVNHLGADELSDQLTTAATLFVSMNQIEMDDLSRARYELEAICADLACAQRTDEDLQKMQQALATQLDSGISPEQFCAADVELHRALADASHNPMLSFIMYTQIEALQPVANMITYRFRQREVIIDQHQRLLQAIEQRDSQTARAILKEQIDYLNQLQLAVQNNRNTSTS
- a CDS encoding NnrS family protein — encoded protein: MIQLQERKSPPPFSLFNLGFRPFFLGSAIAAAVLIGCWLVFYSSGYQPHYYRYAVYWHAHEMLFGYTLAVIAGFLLTAVRNWTQVQTLHGWPLGALFLLWLSARLLPFFPAVSIEWVALIDLSFLPLLTLSLAWPILRSRNYRNLVFVVIMLGFFAANLMIHLQLLGITGQSADSGIQLALFLVVVVISILGGRVIPFFTERGVTGVRCRKFSLLEKAIIPLTLSWALISLSPYKDLIAALSLLLAAVHLLRLAGWFDLRIFSTPLVWILQLGYLFIGVGFALYGLSEWALVSRSIGFHAFAAGGIGCLTLGMMARVSLGHTGRSLVIGPMVVSAFILLLLSALLRISISLLPLPYLATLHLSGSLWILAWLLFLLHYTPILIRPRTDGVYG
- a CDS encoding Nif3-like dinuclear metal center hexameric protein, yielding MDKKTMSVKLSDLMSYLDQRLTPERFRDYCPNGLQIEGKAEVSRLISGVTASQDLLDAAVEQGADAILVHHGFFWKGENSCISGIKKKRIKTLLEHDISLIAYHLPLDAHPEVGNNAQLAKLLGITVQGGLEPDNPLSVGNVGELAEAVSAAELAQRIASALQREPLHISGGEHLIKRLAWCTGGAQGYIEKAVELGVDAYLSGEISEPTYHSARENGIHYFAAGHHATERYGAKALGEELAQTFNLQHQFIDIDNPV